Proteins from a single region of Salmo trutta unplaced genomic scaffold, fSalTru1.1, whole genome shotgun sequence:
- the LOC115181385 gene encoding uncharacterized protein C8orf76-like: MEIFGSTFDDSVFEESRAKPTVVALSSYNAKFCEAEWFWESIDTEDILEKQKIFKFRADMAYRRKNFQEALNAYTTCLSYVPDGNLAIRRDIMEGMARCCCHLGKRVEALEITETLKNEASNTCHLTGLLHLTANVHERFGDLRGQVTCLQQLCSLHPYHQWHWMKLADSYLHLLQSLSTPSGSSPLQQGDDSQTEEQLKEERDGVWLKACMCFVRARLVLRALKGQQSSFVLQNSERALQKADEALRCLEPKDTTLQLVSEVMSEDLIPERMREDNQDGESLAGLSLKDFEDRWWNRLVQTGVLKKDGPKLPSVKT, translated from the exons ATGGAGATTTTCGGTAGCACCTTTGACGATTCGGTGTTCGAGGAATCAAGAGCGAAGCCAACTGTTGTTGCACTGTCGTCTTACAATGCAAAGTTCTGTGAAGCAGAG TGGTTTTGGGAGAGCATCGACACAGAGGACATTTTGGAGAAGCAAAAGATCTTCAAATTTCGAGCTGATATGGCGTACAGGCGAAAAAACTTCCAG GAAGCTTTAAACGCCTACACTACCTGCCTTTCCTATGTCCCTGACGGCAACCTGGCCATTAGGCGGGACATAATGGAGGGAATGGCAAGGTGCTGTTGTCACCTGGGGAAGAGAGTGGAGGCCCTGGAGATCACAGAAACACTT AAAAATGAAGCCTCCAACACCTGTCACCTCACGGGTCTACTTCACCTGACTGCGAACGTCCACGAGCGCTTCGGAGACCTCAGGGGCCAGGTCACTTGTCTGCAGCAGCTGTGTTCTCTCCACCCCTACCACCAGTGGCACTGGATGAAGCTGGCAGACAGCTACCTTCATCTCCTTCAGTCTCTGTCAACACCCTCAGGCTCCAGTCCTCTTCAACAGGGAGATGACTCTCAGACTGAGGAGCAACTGAAGGAAGAGCGGGACGGCGTTTGGCTCAAGGCCTGCATGTGTTTTGTCCGAGCCAG ACTCGTCCTCAGGGCATTAAAGGGCCAACAGTCATCCTTTGTTCTCCAGAACAGTGAGAGAGCCCTACAGAAGGCTGATGAGGCTCTACGGTGTCTGGAACCGAAAGACACCACACTACAGCTAGTCTCTGAG GTGATGTCAGAAGATCTAATtccagagaggatgagagaggacaACCAGGATGGAGAGAGCTTGGCAGGTCTCTCTCTGAAGGACTTTGAAGACAGGTGGTGGAACAGACTGGTACAGACAGGAGTACTGAAGAAGGATGGACCTAAACTACCCTCTGTAAAGACCTAA
- the LOC115181377 gene encoding zinc fingers and homeoboxes protein 1 — MASRRKSTTPCMVLPSSNVMEEQDADMQVGEDGAESAAEGLTDTAVVSTDPETEHDISHSSGEDGATCTAVKRRNQPTLEQTLSDLLSDGGYTQHETEESDDPASAGISLSKTPIMKMRGKWEPKRIAVSLKAAEESDGMGESEGEQEPIEAPLGLGSLTPVEKMSPHYTESMKHSVLLNIPNTMSSEQKKSSVLSANMSGLQLPPGLAQVLSALQAQQSAQAQLLIPVSSIPSYNQSMDTNTVLVNTYKKFPYPSVSEIMGLSAQTKFSEEQIKIWFSAQRLKHGVSWTPEEVEEARRKQFNGTVHTVPQTITVIPAHQLSAATNGLQSILQTCQIVGQPGLVFTQVGTPVTTPITLTVAGMPSHSQVPKMSSHQTSPAVSEMKRATTVQPPSLTPQENSALSADHFGMRPKKSKEQLAELKASYLKNHFASDVEIARLMTLTGLTKGEIKKWFSDTRYNQRNSKNSNVIVFHDSQSPRGHSSGTTIVIDSSDETPQSPPPTPSVKEKEPRPKTWNSFPDFTLQKFKEKTPEQLVVLEESYQKGSTPSDDELTRLRTETKLTRREIDAWFTEKRKVVEAESPELKAERMESEATSSRKGSQTPPGGRRPNRGDKNIGKKTPEQLHVLKSAFVRTQWPSTEEYDKLAEESGLPRVYVVNWFGDTRYSFKNGNLKWFFHYQSGNVEGLNGNKNRKRRIRNRGWGRSRSRKAKRSTSTEKSPPLPIIKLKSGKDILKEYYLKHKLLNEQDLDELVTKSSMGYEQVREWFAEIHKREDMGADPFGDAEVNVDQQEEEALLGENEMAPEEQDDTVVGEEDEEEEEDDDTDESDSWEPSQGARKTQSE, encoded by the exons ATGGCAAGCAGGAGGAAGTCAACAACACCTTGCATGGTCCTGCCTTCTTCTAACGTGATGGAGGAGCAGGATGCAGACATGCAGGTGGGGGAGGATGGAGCTGAGAGCGCTGCAGAGGGACTTACAGACACCGCTGTGGTCTCCACTGACCCAGAGACAG AGCACGACATCAGTCATTCCAGCGGAGAGGACGGTGCCACCTGCACAGCAGTGAAACGCAGAAACCAACCAACCCTGGAGCAGACGCTCAGTGACCTTCTCTCCGATGGGGGTTACACACAGCATGAGACGGAAGAGAGCGATGACCCCGCCTCAGCTGGCATCTCACTCAGCAAAACCCCCATCATGAAAATGAGGGGTAAATGGGAACCGAAGAGGATCGCCGTGTCTCTGAAAGCAGCCGAGGAGAGCGACGGGAtgggagagagtgaaggggagcAGGAGCCTATCGAAGCACCTCTGGGGCTGGGTTCCCTCACTCCTGTAGAGAAGATGAGCCCACATTACACTGAGTCCATGAAACACAGTGTTCTCCTGAACATTCCCAATACGATGTCATCAGAGCAGAAGAAATCTTCTGTCCTCAGCGCCAATATGTCTGGACTCCAGCTCCCCCCTGGTCTGGCCCAGGTCCTCTCAGCTCTGCAGGCCCAGCAG agCGCCCAAGCCCAGCTCCTCATCCCCGTCAGCAGTATCCCCTCATACAACCAATCCATGGATACCAACACAGTCCTGGTCAACACCTACAAGAAGTTCCCCTACCCTTCAGTATCAGAGATCATGGGTCTGTCGGCTCAGACCAAATTCAGTGAGGAACAGATAAAGATCTGGTTCTCTGCCCAGCGTCTGAAGCACGGGGTCAGCTGGACACCTGAGGAG gtGGAGGAGGCTAGGAGAAAGCAGTTCAACGGGACTGTGCACACGGTGCCTCAGACCATCACTGTTATCCCGGCCCACCAGCTCTCTGCTGCGACCAACGGCCTGCAGTCTATCCTCCAGACCTGTCAGATAGTAGGGCAGCCAGGCCTGGTTTTTACACAG GTTGGCACGCCTGTGACCACACCCATCACCTTGACAGTAGCAGGGATGCCAAGCCACAGCCAGGTCCCCAAGATGTCCTCCCACCAGACCAGCCCAGCGGTCAGTGAGATGAAGAGAGCCACCACTGTCCAGCCTCCCTCCCTGACCCCACAGGAGAACTCGGCCCTCAGCGCCGACCACTTTGGAATGCGGCCCAAGAAGTCCAAGGAACAGCTGGCGGAGCTGAAAGCCAGCTACCTGAAGAACCACTTCGCCAGCGACGTGGAGATCGCCAGGCTCATGACGCTGACCGGCCTCACAAAAGGGGAGATCAAGAAGTGGTTCAGCGACACGCGCTACAACCAGCGCAACTCCAAGAACAGCAACGTCATCGTGTTCCATGACAGCCAGAGTCCCAGGGGTCACAGCAGCGGCACCACCATCGTCATTGACTCCAGCGATGAGACCCCTCAGTCTCCACCGCCCACACCATCCGTCAAAGAGAAAGAGCCACGCCCCAAGACCTGGAACTCCTTCCCAGACTTCACATTGCAGAAGTTCAAGGAGAAGACACCAGAGCAGCTGGTGGTTCTTGAGGAGAGTTACCAGAAGGGAAGCACTCCGTCTGACGACGAACTGACCCGGCTGAGGACGGAGACCAAGCTGACCCGGAGAGAGATCGACGCCTGGTTCACAGAGAAGAGGAAGGTAGTGGAGGCAGAGTCACCTGAGCTGAAAGCAGAGCGGATGGAGAGCGAGGCCACCTCGTCTAGAAAAGGATCCCAGACCCCTCCGGGTGGCCGGCGGCCAAACAGGGGGGACAAGAACATTGGAAAGAAAACCCCTGAGCAGCTCCACGTCCTGAAGAGTGCCTTTGTCCGTACCCAGTGGCCCTCCACAGAGGAATATGACAAGCTGGCAGAGGAGAGTGGGCTGCCCAGGGTCTACGTTGTCAACTGGTTCGGAGATACCCGGTACTCCTTCAAGAACGGCAACCTCAAGTGGTTCTTCCACTACCAGAGCGGCAATGTAGAGGGACTGAACGGCAACAaaaacaggaagaggaggatacgGAACCGAGGCTGGGGGAGGTCTCGGAGCAGGAAGGCCAAGAGGTCAACCAGCACGGAGAAGTCACCACCACTGCCCATCATCAAGTTGAAGTCTGGGAAAGACATTCTGAAGGAGTATTACCTGAAGCACAAGTTGTTGAATGAACAGGACCTGGATGAGCTTGTGACCAAGTCTAGTATGGGATACGAGCAGGTGAGAGAGTGGTTCGCTGAGATACACAAGAGGGAAGATATGGGTGCTGATCCGTTTGGGGATGCTGAGGTAAACGTGGACCAGCAGGAAGAGGAAGCGTTGCTGGGTGAGAATGAGATGGCACCTGAAGAGCAGGATGACACCGTGGTGggtgaggaagatgaggaggaggaggaggatgacgaCACTGATGAAAGTGATTCTTGGGAGCCCTCTCAGGGTGCCAGAAAAACTCAGTCAGAGTAG